A single Bosea sp. PAMC 26642 DNA region contains:
- a CDS encoding GAF domain-containing protein has translation MSDDLATLSALLKEPGQPAPVFEAFDAITRRLVGHELFTLLYVDGSEVARIYSNRPAEYPVSGRKPMGPTPWGKHVLEGKQSYLGKDKAGIRWAFFDHELIESMGLGSVINVPAIYDGRVVGTINLLAPEGHYREEHVAPVERLAPMLVPGFLAAQAAAKAT, from the coding sequence ATGTCAGACGATCTCGCAACCCTTTCGGCCCTGCTCAAGGAGCCGGGCCAGCCCGCGCCCGTGTTCGAGGCGTTCGACGCCATTACCAGGCGCCTCGTCGGCCATGAGCTGTTCACGCTGCTCTATGTCGACGGCTCGGAGGTTGCGCGCATCTACTCGAACCGCCCGGCCGAATATCCGGTCTCGGGCCGCAAGCCGATGGGCCCGACGCCCTGGGGCAAGCATGTGCTGGAGGGCAAGCAGTCCTATCTGGGCAAGGACAAGGCCGGCATCCGCTGGGCCTTCTTCGACCATGAACTGATCGAGAGCATGGGGCTGGGTTCGGTCATCAATGTCCCTGCGATCTATGACGGCAGGGTGGTCGGCACCATCAACCTGCTCGCGCCCGAGGGCCACTACCGCGAAGAGCATGTCGCGCCCGTCGAGCGCCTTGCGCCGATGCTGGTGCCGGGCTTTCTGGCGGCGCAAGCTGCGGCGAAGGCGACCTGA
- a CDS encoding NUDIX hydrolase codes for MKKAKRAPGDARAQIAAMPIRKTADGRTEILLVTSRTTQRWIVPKGWPMKGMKDHDAAAREAFEEAGVVGKIGKKPAGRYSYWKRFEDHFALCEVTLYLLEVQQQLPDWAERGERRCQWFRPEDAADLVDEAELGSVIRALDKT; via the coding sequence ATGAAGAAAGCCAAGCGCGCGCCGGGAGATGCCCGCGCGCAGATCGCAGCCATGCCGATCCGGAAAACGGCCGACGGTCGGACCGAGATCCTGTTGGTGACGTCGCGCACGACGCAGCGCTGGATCGTACCGAAAGGCTGGCCGATGAAGGGCATGAAAGATCATGACGCGGCGGCGCGCGAGGCGTTCGAGGAGGCCGGGGTCGTCGGCAAGATCGGCAAGAAGCCGGCCGGGCGCTACAGCTACTGGAAGCGGTTCGAGGACCACTTCGCGCTGTGCGAGGTGACGCTCTACCTGCTGGAGGTCCAGCAGCAACTGCCCGACTGGGCCGAGCGCGGCGAGCGCCGCTGCCAGTGGTTCAGGCCCGAGGACGCCGCCGATCTCGTCGATGAGGCAGAGCTCGGCAGCGTGATCCGGGCACTGGACAAAACCTGA
- a CDS encoding Ldh family oxidoreductase: MSAPAPKDGVRLTLAEVETLTRRALLGCGVDPRNEAPVTASVVAAEADGIHSHGLARLPTYCEHARIGKIDGKARPMLESPKPGLVRVDARDGFAHPAIDFGLPALAEAARKQGIAALAITNSYNCGVVGYHVERIAAQGLLALGFVHAPASIAPMGGSKPVFGTNPIALAVPRSGKPPLVIDQSSSVVAKSEVVVHQQRGEPIPLGWALDRDGNPTTDPKAALNGGTMLPAGGYKGAGLALIVELFAAWLTGANLSIDASSFADNAGGSPRTGQFFIAVEPGGLAGAASSERLERLFAAISEQDGARLPGDRRIAARQRTTREGVTIPAALRARIEGYAAVTAAPD, from the coding sequence ATGAGCGCTCCCGCCCCGAAGGACGGCGTGCGGCTTACGCTCGCCGAGGTCGAGACCCTGACGCGCCGGGCGCTGCTGGGCTGCGGCGTCGATCCGCGCAACGAGGCGCCGGTGACGGCATCGGTCGTCGCGGCCGAGGCCGACGGCATCCACAGCCATGGGCTTGCGAGGCTGCCGACCTATTGCGAGCACGCCCGTATCGGCAAGATCGACGGCAAGGCAAGGCCGATGCTGGAGAGCCCCAAACCCGGCCTGGTGCGGGTCGATGCCCGCGACGGCTTCGCGCATCCCGCGATCGATTTCGGCCTGCCGGCTCTGGCGGAAGCTGCGCGCAAGCAGGGAATCGCCGCGTTGGCGATCACCAATTCCTATAATTGCGGCGTCGTCGGCTACCATGTCGAGCGCATCGCGGCTCAAGGGTTGCTGGCGCTCGGCTTCGTCCATGCGCCGGCGTCGATCGCACCGATGGGCGGGTCGAAGCCGGTTTTCGGGACGAATCCGATCGCGCTCGCCGTGCCCCGATCCGGCAAGCCGCCGCTGGTGATCGACCAGTCGTCCAGCGTCGTCGCCAAGAGCGAGGTCGTGGTGCATCAGCAGCGCGGCGAGCCGATTCCGCTCGGCTGGGCGCTCGACCGCGACGGCAACCCGACCACCGACCCGAAGGCCGCGCTCAACGGCGGCACGATGCTGCCGGCCGGCGGGTACAAGGGCGCGGGTCTCGCGCTGATCGTCGAGCTGTTCGCGGCCTGGCTGACCGGGGCGAACCTCTCGATCGACGCCTCGTCCTTCGCCGACAACGCTGGCGGCTCGCCTCGGACCGGGCAGTTCTTCATTGCAGTCGAGCCCGGCGGCCTTGCTGGCGCGGCCTCGTCTGAGCGCCTCGAGCGGCTGTTTGCCGCGATTTCCGAACAGGACGGCGCCCGGCTGCCGGGCGACCGGCGTATCGCAGCACGCCAGCGTACCACACGAGAGGGCGTCACGATTCCGGCCGCTTTGCGCGCGAGGATCGAGGGATATGCGGCGGTGACAGCGGCCCCCGATTGA
- a CDS encoding hydantoinase B/oxoprolinase family protein yields MSKIDPVRLEVIRNTLVAAAEEMSITIWRTSRSTVVREILDYSTAVFDASGNNIAQSARIPVHLNSMSDCLRRILDDFIPLEQWNDGDVIVTNDPYSGGQHLSDIQTFRPVFVDGVRVGIVGTLCHHVDVGGAAAGSYYAAATEIFQEGIRIPPLRLVDKGVLNTGVFEMLLHNIRQPDETRGDLNAQIAALGIGERAVTRMARKYGPDSLAAAMAAILDGSETMMRSALAALPDGEASFVELVDDDGQSDEPIRLEVRIVKSGDSIALDFAGSSPQVSGPVNNTRAMTCSAIYYALLAALGGDIPANSGCYRPVSVTLPPGSVVDAVFPAPVAGRMVINHRIAIAVFGALAQIAPKRIPAAYYAISYVYALQTLGRQGKGQVYFDIEVGGWGAHAGGDGASALSCGLHNNTNAPIEMVEAKYPVTFTKYGLIPDSGGAGAFRGGLGLVREWRLDADAGKLGAHFERFRFPPHGIQGGKPGSLSSMTITHPDGSRTALRSKISGIPLKAGDIVTIETSGGGGYGDPLTRDPARIAADLADGMITPGAASRLHGYPTKTETAA; encoded by the coding sequence ATGTCCAAGATCGATCCCGTCAGGCTCGAAGTCATCCGCAACACGCTTGTCGCGGCGGCGGAGGAAATGAGCATCACGATCTGGCGCACCAGCCGCTCGACGGTGGTACGCGAGATTCTCGACTATTCCACCGCGGTCTTCGACGCGAGCGGCAACAACATCGCGCAATCGGCGCGCATTCCGGTGCATCTCAACTCGATGTCGGACTGCCTGCGCCGCATCCTCGACGATTTCATCCCGCTGGAGCAGTGGAACGACGGCGACGTCATCGTCACCAACGACCCCTATTCGGGCGGGCAGCATCTGTCCGACATCCAGACCTTCCGGCCTGTCTTCGTGGACGGCGTCCGCGTCGGCATCGTCGGGACCCTCTGCCATCATGTCGATGTCGGCGGCGCAGCGGCAGGCAGCTACTACGCCGCCGCGACCGAGATTTTCCAGGAGGGCATCCGTATCCCGCCGCTGCGGCTCGTCGACAAGGGCGTACTCAACACCGGCGTTTTCGAGATGCTGCTGCACAATATCCGCCAGCCCGACGAGACGCGCGGCGACCTCAACGCGCAGATCGCGGCGCTCGGCATCGGCGAGCGCGCCGTCACGCGCATGGCCCGCAAATACGGCCCCGACTCACTCGCCGCCGCCATGGCCGCGATCCTCGACGGCTCCGAGACGATGATGCGTTCCGCGCTCGCGGCGCTGCCGGACGGCGAGGCCTCCTTCGTCGAGCTCGTGGACGATGACGGCCAGTCCGACGAGCCGATCCGGCTCGAGGTCAGGATCGTCAAAAGCGGCGACAGCATCGCGCTGGACTTCGCGGGGTCGAGCCCGCAGGTGAGCGGGCCGGTCAACAACACGCGCGCCATGACCTGTTCGGCGATCTACTACGCGCTGCTCGCCGCGCTCGGGGGCGATATCCCGGCGAATTCCGGCTGCTACAGGCCGGTCAGCGTGACCCTACCTCCGGGCAGCGTCGTCGATGCCGTCTTTCCTGCGCCGGTGGCGGGCCGTATGGTCATCAACCATCGCATCGCGATTGCGGTGTTCGGGGCGTTGGCCCAGATCGCTCCGAAGCGCATCCCGGCCGCATATTACGCCATCTCCTATGTCTACGCGCTGCAGACCCTCGGGCGACAGGGCAAGGGCCAGGTCTATTTCGACATCGAGGTCGGCGGCTGGGGCGCCCATGCCGGCGGCGACGGCGCGAGCGCGCTCTCCTGCGGCCTGCACAACAACACAAATGCGCCGATCGAGATGGTCGAGGCCAAATATCCAGTCACCTTCACAAAATACGGGTTGATCCCGGATTCGGGCGGCGCCGGTGCATTTCGCGGCGGGCTCGGTCTCGTGCGCGAATGGCGACTGGACGCGGATGCGGGCAAGCTGGGGGCGCATTTCGAGCGTTTCCGTTTTCCGCCGCATGGCATCCAGGGCGGCAAGCCGGGCTCGCTGAGCAGCATGACGATCACACATCCGGACGGGTCCCGGACGGCGCTGCGCTCGAAGATTTCCGGCATTCCGCTGAAGGCCGGCGACATCGTCACGATCGAGACCTCGGGCGGCGGCGGATATGGCGATCCGCTGACGCGCGACCCGGCCCGCATCGCTGCGGACCTTGCGGACGGCATGATCACGCCTGGCGCCGCGAGCAGGCTCCATGGCTACCCAACCAAGACGGAGACGGCGGCATGA
- a CDS encoding hydantoinase/oxoprolinase family protein — MQQDIRIAVDIGGTFTDIEILDAGTGAIHQIKTPSTPKDPSIGLLAGIREASERFGFPLEAVQYLLHGTTIATNAVLERKLPAGAIVTTAGFEDVMQIGRHGRKEVYAITLEQPAPLVPRRLCFGVSERVGADGRISVPLDEDGVRRVAAKLSAAEVKSVAVCLLHGYANATHEKRIGAILAEMLPGVAISLASEISPEIREYERMSTTALNALLMPIVQAYTDRLAKVIAEEAPKTQVYLVQSNGGVSGLAKAGREPARLLLSGPSGGAAAARRLSRELGEPNLVAVDMGGTSFDVSVVHEGTIAMVNEGEVDGLPVRLPMIEMRTIGAGGGSIAWVDDGNRLRIGPHSAGADPGPACYGKGGTALTVTDANLLLGRLDGASFMGGAMPLDREAAHKAAQAIATRLDLSIDQVAAGVIDVANSALATATRLSLFEKGMDPEDFGLLSFGGAGGVHACEVADELGIRRVIFPAHASTLSAWGILWSDIAHDLNITRIGLFSEIAPQLAERTAALLAEADRLLAEDGVPTEARRVAWAVDLRYAGQAFDLRVPLDDVDFSPEGVARATEAFHAVHRQRFSYDEPHVPVEIVALRLTAIGGLAKPGLAPATEAAAAKPPGSRLVHGRNGAVATPVWEREAIGPEPIAGPVIVEEAYTSVYLPAGWCVFAHESGALIADRRSTH; from the coding sequence ATGCAACAGGATATCCGCATCGCCGTCGATATCGGCGGCACCTTTACCGACATCGAGATCCTCGATGCCGGCACCGGCGCAATCCATCAGATCAAGACGCCGAGCACGCCGAAGGACCCCTCGATCGGCCTGCTGGCCGGCATCAGGGAAGCCTCGGAGCGCTTCGGCTTTCCGCTGGAGGCGGTGCAGTACCTGCTGCACGGCACGACGATCGCCACCAATGCGGTGCTGGAGCGAAAGCTGCCGGCAGGCGCCATCGTGACCACGGCCGGATTCGAGGACGTCATGCAGATCGGCCGGCATGGTCGCAAGGAGGTCTACGCCATCACGCTGGAGCAGCCGGCACCGCTGGTGCCGCGCCGGCTGTGCTTCGGCGTTAGCGAGCGCGTCGGGGCCGACGGACGCATCAGCGTGCCGCTCGACGAGGACGGGGTTCGCCGGGTCGCGGCGAAGCTCTCGGCGGCGGAGGTGAAGTCGGTCGCCGTCTGCCTGCTGCACGGCTATGCCAACGCGACGCATGAAAAGCGGATCGGCGCGATCCTCGCCGAGATGCTGCCGGGCGTGGCGATCTCGCTCGCCAGCGAGATCTCGCCGGAAATCCGCGAATATGAGCGCATGTCGACGACGGCGCTGAACGCACTGCTGATGCCGATCGTGCAGGCCTATACCGACCGCCTGGCGAAGGTGATCGCAGAGGAGGCGCCCAAGACGCAGGTCTATCTGGTGCAGTCGAATGGTGGCGTCTCGGGCCTTGCCAAGGCCGGGCGCGAGCCGGCGCGGCTCCTGCTCTCGGGGCCGAGCGGCGGAGCGGCGGCGGCACGGCGGCTGTCGCGCGAACTCGGCGAGCCCAATCTCGTCGCGGTCGACATGGGCGGCACCTCCTTCGACGTCTCGGTGGTGCATGAAGGCACCATCGCCATGGTCAACGAAGGCGAGGTCGACGGGCTGCCCGTGCGCCTGCCGATGATCGAGATGCGGACGATCGGGGCCGGCGGCGGTTCGATCGCCTGGGTCGACGACGGCAACCGCCTGCGCATCGGGCCTCACAGTGCCGGCGCCGATCCCGGCCCGGCCTGCTACGGCAAGGGCGGCACGGCTCTGACCGTCACCGACGCCAACCTGCTGCTCGGCCGGCTCGACGGGGCAAGCTTCATGGGCGGCGCCATGCCGCTCGACAGGGAAGCGGCCCACAAGGCGGCGCAGGCGATCGCGACAAGGCTCGACCTCTCGATCGACCAGGTCGCGGCCGGTGTCATCGACGTGGCGAACTCGGCGCTCGCGACCGCGACACGGCTCTCGCTGTTCGAAAAGGGCATGGATCCGGAGGATTTCGGGCTGCTCTCCTTTGGCGGCGCCGGCGGCGTGCATGCCTGCGAGGTCGCCGACGAGCTCGGCATCCGCCGCGTGATCTTCCCGGCCCATGCCTCGACGCTGTCTGCCTGGGGCATCCTCTGGTCGGATATCGCCCATGACCTCAACATCACCCGGATCGGCCTGTTCTCTGAGATCGCTCCGCAGCTTGCCGAGCGGACCGCAGCGCTGCTGGCGGAGGCCGACCGGCTGCTGGCCGAGGACGGTGTGCCGACAGAGGCGCGCCGCGTCGCTTGGGCGGTCGACCTGCGCTATGCCGGACAGGCCTTCGACCTGCGCGTGCCGCTCGACGATGTCGATTTCTCGCCCGAGGGTGTGGCTCGCGCGACCGAGGCCTTCCATGCCGTCCATCGCCAGCGCTTTTCCTATGACGAGCCTCACGTACCCGTCGAGATCGTTGCGCTGCGGCTGACCGCGATCGGCGGCCTCGCCAAGCCCGGTCTGGCGCCGGCGACGGAGGCGGCGGCCGCGAAGCCGCCAGGTAGCCGGCTCGTCCATGGCCGCAATGGCGCCGTCGCCACACCGGTCTGGGAGCGCGAGGCGATCGGCCCCGAGCCCATCGCCGGGCCCGTCATCGTCGAGGAAGCCTACACCTCGGTCTATCTCCCAGCCGGCTGGTGCGTCTTCGCCCATGAATCGGGCGCGCTGATCGCCGACCGGCGCTCGACCCATTGA
- a CDS encoding ABC transporter permease — protein MDERPVSLTLKLLALAMFVFLLAPLIVVVPISFSGDNYMMFPPTSWSLKWYPAIFASGKMTAAFWTSLLLAVVVTALSLLIGLPAAYTLVRLKPRGSEALAALFTAPLLLPTIVLGLAILIVFSRYGLLATFQGLVAAHLVVTLPYAIRVLSTALATLPIAVEEAAATLSAPPLTIFRRVTLPMMRSGLIGTTALCFLVSFDEVVLSLFMTGPRISTLPVAMYHHVEQQADPLVAALSVLLVVLTLLVVLVVDRSAGLARTFVK, from the coding sequence TCGTCGTGCCGATCTCGTTCTCGGGCGACAACTACATGATGTTCCCGCCGACGAGCTGGAGCCTGAAATGGTATCCGGCGATTTTTGCCAGCGGCAAGATGACGGCGGCGTTCTGGACGAGCCTGCTGCTCGCCGTCGTCGTCACCGCCTTGAGCCTTCTGATCGGGCTGCCGGCGGCCTATACTCTGGTCCGGCTGAAGCCGCGCGGCTCGGAGGCGCTGGCCGCGCTGTTTACCGCGCCGCTGCTGCTGCCGACGATTGTACTCGGCCTCGCCATTCTGATCGTGTTCTCGCGCTACGGCCTGCTCGCCACCTTCCAGGGGCTGGTCGCGGCCCATCTCGTGGTGACCCTGCCCTATGCGATCCGCGTGCTCTCGACGGCGCTGGCGACGCTGCCGATCGCCGTCGAGGAGGCCGCTGCCACGCTCAGCGCACCGCCGCTCACCATCTTCCGCCGCGTCACCCTGCCGATGATGCGCTCGGGCCTGATCGGCACGACGGCGCTGTGTTTCCTCGTCTCGTTCGACGAGGTCGTACTGTCGCTGTTCATGACGGGACCGCGCATCTCGACCCTGCCGGTGGCGATGTATCACCATGTCGAGCAGCAGGCGGACCCGCTGGTGGCGGCGCTCTCGGTGCTGCTCGTCGTCCTCACTCTGCTCGTCGTGCTGGTCGTCGACCGGTCGGCGGGGCTGGCGCGGACGTTCGTGAAATGA